DNA from Archaeoglobus veneficus SNP6:
TTATTATAGCGATTTCGTTTGACAAACACTATTACGTTTGACAAACGAAATAACGTACTGATATCTTTCCAGGAAGATTCTGTTAAACGAAAAATACTCTGTTAAACAAATGTAAACCTCGAAGAATTTGTGAGGTGTTAATGAAAGTAATAAAATTTGAAAATTCGTAATAAAGGCGATTTCTGAAAAATATCTCTATGTTCCTGAAATTTTGAACGCTGGCTTCAATTCTACCATTTTCTACTGCCTCAACTATCGCCTGAAGGTGCTTTCTGACTTTTTCATCAGCTTCTACTTCTGACAGGTCACCTCCTTTATTGAGAACATCAATAATAGAGGCGTACAGTTTTAGTCTTCGCTTTTCCACACACTTGAGCTCTTCCTTAACGTTCTTCGAAGTTATCCTATCAAAATCTCTTTCGAAGAATTCATCACAATCGTCGCCGTATTTCTCAACCCCGCCAAAGTTAGAGGCATGGCACACTACTACGCACGTATCCACGAAGTACTCCACCAAGTAGCCCTCCTCAAATAGTATGTTTTGTCATGAACCGTGAATATGCCTTTGCAGCATCATTCACGTCAATTCTTTCAGCCAGATAACTCTCGGAGGGGAAGAGATCCATTTCCAGGGCTTTGGTTTCAAACTCTTCTCTCTTGAATTCTACCTCCTCAACAAGGTTTGGAAACTTTGCATTCAACTTTTTCAGGATCACTTCTTTGTTCGCTCCCTTTATCGTTTTATCTGTGATTATTTTCGCCGGAAGCTCCCAAACCTTGTTGTCGTAGTACTCAAACATCTTTTCGATGAAATCAACGTGTTCAGGGCTGAGCTCATTCTTCTTTAGTTTCTCTTCAACTCCAATTAGCAGCTCTTCAAAGAGCATGGTATAGTCGATAACTACATCCGCAACGGATTCCACACTGCTCAGAGCGAGGTGCAGCTTGGTTATCGCAGAGGAGACGTACTCAGAGGTTACTGGCGGCGCTATTTCACCGAGAAACGTCTCCAGAGAGACGCCGAACTTGCTCCTCGCTTCTTCGATGAACTCTTTGTACCTTTCCTTAAATGCTAAGTTGGAAGTGTATATTTCCCGAAACTCTTCAGGAGCATCTTTTTCGTAGAGCTCTTCGAGGTACGCGTGTAGTCTCCTAAACAGAATTCGGTACTTCTGGAGGGAGCTCTTTATGGCTCTGATTATTTCGTCTTTTGGAGGCATAATTGAAATTATATCGGGATTGATCATGTCGAGCGTAAATCTAGCCTGAAGGAACAGAGCATCCAGCCCCCGGCAGCTCCAGACAAAGCACCCCCTTTTGTACCAGGATCTCGTTATATCCAAATCCAACTCTTCTATTGTGTTGTAGAGTATCTTGTGCACCTTCACCTTGTTGAGGTACGTCTTGTCAAAATCCATTTCAGATAGCTGCTCATCAAGAAGGGCTAAAATTAGCTTTACAGCTTCTCTTTCAGTCTCCCAGCTTTTAAGTGTCATAGCTTGAATGTTCTACGGTTTCCATCCTATATAAAACATTTGTCATTAATGCATTATATGCTACGACTGCTTTCTTGAGAAAACTTCGGGATATTTAGTAGTCGAAATCTGCACAGAGGTAGAATTAAGATGTAACAACATTCTCCACGACCTCGTCGAGAGGGGGAGTTGGAATTAAGATGTAAAAAGAGAGGTGGAATTAAGATCTAAAGTAGTCTCGGTACACATGGAATTAAGATCTAAAACAAAGCAAAAACGCACAACTGCTAAAATCCTTTGCTGAGGGTTGATAGCCTTCTTTTCAACACAAAAACATGGCAAAAAAGAAGAACGCCAAAACAACTTGCATTGGATTAACACCAATAATTTTTATACAATTCACCGCCGAAAAAGAGTTGGAATTAAGATCTAAAGGAGACATGGAATTAAGATCTAAAGTGCTCCACAACCTCGTCGAGAGAGAGGTAGAATTAAGATCCAACAGGATTCTTTTCAAAATCCCGAAAAGAGTCAGAGAGGTTGAATTAAGATATACACTACATCCTCCAGTCTTTCCTCTCGCTCCAGTTCCCTTCTTTTGTCTCGAAGCTCCCGATTATGTTGAAGATCGGATCTCTCTCGATTTCTCTTTCCGGCTTCTTTCCTGGCATAATCCTACCTCGCTCGCGTCTGTAAAATACTTTGCTTCAGCTTAGTACTCGAAATCTACACACAACATCGTACCGAAATGGTACGAATCAGACATGGAATTAAGATCTAAAGGAGACGTGGAATTAAGATGTAAAAATCCCGAAAAACACTCACGTCGCTCTAAATTACAATTACGGGATTATATGAGCTGTTTCTAATTTTATACAACCCACTCCAAAAAAAGAGTTGGAATTAAGATCTAACAAAGGGATGGAATTAAGATCTAAAAAACACGAAAACGTTTCTCATCGCCCGAAACAAGAAATACGTGATAATCCGAGCTGTTTTTAATTTTATACAATTCACCTTAAAAAAAGACATGGAATTAAGATCTAAAGTGCTCCACGACCTCTTCGAGAGGGGGAGATAGAATTAAGATCTAAAGGAGATTGGAATTAAAATCTAACGCGGTTCTTCCCGAAATCCCGAAAAAGAGTCAGAGAGGTAGAATTAAGATCTAAAATTCCTCACGAACTCTTCGAGAATCTTCCCGCGTTCGGCGTGAAACTCCTCTACCGTCGTTTCCGCGAATTTTTCGCCCTTGAGCGCTTTTACGAGCTCGTTTGGGCTATTCTTACACATATTATCAAATAAAACATAAGAGTATTTAAGTCACACACTCTCCACGAGGTCGTCGAGAGGGTTATGGATACAACCTTTTCCATGTCGGCGGCGGGCTCCAGTCTGAAGGGATTTCTTGCCAATCGACCTCACTCAGTGCTCTTAAAACGTTAGCTAACTCTCCCCAAAGCTTTTTTGGGCAAACGAAAACTATACTATCTTCCGTTTCGTACAATTCGCATTTAAAATATTGATTTAGCTTAATCGCGAGCTCCACAGCAGGCGCTAACCAATATCCGTTTTTTACTATTGTCAGATACATTAACTAACTCCACAACTTCATGTAAGAAATAGTATTCGAAATCTACACTCAGGGTTATGTAACAACCATAAATTTTTTTAAGTTTTGTTACACAAATAACAACAATGAAAATAACAACAATGAAAAAGCTCACAACATACATCCTATCAGAATACGGTAGAAAAGTCGTGAAAAGAGAAGAACTGGAAAATGTTTTCAAGAGGTTCAGAAAGGATGCCAGCAGTACGATAAACTACATGACAACCTACGGCTACTTCATCAGGATCCTCCGCGGGCTGTACTACGTTAAATCTATCGAGGAGTTCAAGAAAGGAAAGAGAATTGACACGCTTAAAATAATCTCACTCGGCATGGAGAAGCTCGGCGTCGGGTGGTACTTCGGTCTACATACGGCGCTGAGACTGAACGGATTAACGCACGAGTATTCAGCAGTGATTCACGTGCTCAGCGACTCAATTTACCGCCCTAAAGACGTGAGTGTGAACGAAGACAGAGTAAAGTTCGTAAAGCTCAAGAAAGACCTCTTCGGCTTCGGAGTCGTTGAGAGGAACGGATTGAAGTACTCAGACCTAGAGAAGACGTTGCTCGACACAGTTTATCTCTACAGGTACCGTTCCGTTCCAGAGAAGAGAATAATCTCGATCCTCAGGGAGTACAGAGGCAAAGTAAGCAAAGACAAACTCGAGGAGTACCTCGACCATTATCCGAAGAGCGTTGAGAGCGTGGTGAAGAATGCCGGATTCTTTTAGTATTCGAAATCTCCACACTTCAACTTTTTTAATGAAAAAATAAGTTTTAACTACTACCACCCCAGAAGTTAACTCCCGGGGTGGTAGTATGTATATATGTTTAATACCACAACACAGGCACTTCTCCTCTTTGCTCCTTCAGTTTCGCGTAGATGCGAAGTATATCAGTCACTTTTAACTTTGAAGCCACGACGTAGAAGCTCGAGTGATCAGGAGCTTTTCTCAATCCCGGATCGAGCTCTTTTAACTCATCGAGGTGTTCTTTCGCAAAACGTTCCATGTCGCGGTAGCTCCAGCCGCGTTGAATCCCGTACACGATTATACTCAACAAAAGAAAGCGATTGAATGCTTTTCTCCCCCTCGCTTTTACAGGATTCTGGAGCGGCTTTGGTAAACCCACTGCAACTACAGCTTCATACAGCTGTTTTAACTCATTAAGTTCGCAACTTCTCTCCAACACGCGCTGTAGCCCCCTTGTCACGTGTTTAGAAATTCAAGTTCATGGGTGGGTGGTATTGTCAATCGTGTGTTAAGTCAAGCCCGGGAGCACACTCGTAAGGCTGTTCTGGATCTGCTGCAATGCTTGCTGCACTATGAGCTGCGTTAAATCCTGTAACCACCACGCCACAACGCTTGAAACATAGGCAGAGCTCAGATCGAACTGTACGGCGCCCACCACGACGGGAATAAAGAAAAACACTGCAAGCGTTGCTAATTTTAGCAGTTTGCTGTTAAAGAACCACGCTGCGAGGAATAAACCGACGAGCAGCACGATTTCCCCGCTCACCCGCTCACCTCCTCGAGCTTAATTTTCTGATTGCAGCGAGCACGACGTCTCTCGCGAGCATGCCCAGCATGACGCTGACGGCGAGCAGAAACACGAGCTCCATGTCGCCCCAGCTCATGCTTTTACCCCTCGTAGTATTTTCCTTCAGCGAGCACAGCTTCTTCGATTGAATCGAAAACGATGTCGAGCTCGTCTTTGTGTTGTTTTGCAGTACTGTACACCTTATACAGCGCTCCGAAGAACATAATTCCCGTTGCAATCCCTGCTAAAAGCCGCTCAAACACCCCATGCTCCAAACCGCAGCCGTCACCACGCCAAACACAGCTATCTCGACGAGTATTCCCTTCTGCACGTCAATCAAGAGCTTTCCATCTTTCGATTTTGCGTACAACCATTTTGCAGCCTTCAACCAAAACCCCAAACCTATCACTTCCTTTTCTTTTTTTTATTTCAAAAAATTAAATGACAATTATACACCACTCTCCCCGACGACCTCTTCCATGGAACTCTCCACGACCTCGTCGACAGGTGCGGGTGGAGTAGCTGTGACAGGGTGCTTCCCGTTGCCGTTTCCATTCCCGCTGTTGAGAAGCAAATCGAGAAGAGCACGCCTGACTGTGCAAACCTGCCCTTGATTTATGCGTACGCCGTGGTTCCTTAGGATAGTAGCGAGAGCTCGTGTCGTAAGCCTTTTTTCAATTGTCTTTTTCAGAATGCTTGCTTCTGTATCATTTTGTACAATAGCTGCACCAGGTATGTTATTAATTGTATTAGGTAAATACTTCGGAGCTCTTCCGTGTGCGTTTATCCACATCAGGAGAACCATTTCACCAAACTTCGTCAAATTCCCGTGTAAATCTAACAATCCCCTTGCTTTGAGCGTAATTTCGTCTTTCCAGTCGCCATCGAGCATTTTGTCTGCCAGAAAGGCAGCGTATTTTTCTAATCGCAATTCTGCCTGTCTTCTCTTAACCAGAATGGCGTTGCGCTTCAACATCCTGTATTTTCGATAGATCTCATCGGGAATAGGCTCTGATTTGATTTTCCCGCCGACTCTGAAGATTTTTCTGAGGAAGGCAAACGGAGAACTCTCATCTCTCTCGAAAATCAGCCCTTTTCCACGTGCGTACATATTAATCAGCACGTGCGGAGCGTTGCGGAGTTTCGGCGGCACCATATCCCACGTCGCGGCAGTAATCACGAGCACGGCGACGTTTTCCCTTACAACCTCGAATTCTTCAATGAAATTCGCTATGCGCTCTCCATCTCCTTTCAAGAAGCCGTACGAGCTTGTATGCAGTGCAAAGTCATCCCAAACCGCGATTTTTACCCTCCCATCGGCAGCGCGCTCGACGTCTTTTCTGTATTCAAGGTTGTAGAAGTCTTCGATTGTAAAGATTGTATGCCTTAGAACGCTGTTCCACTCTTGCAACACTTCGTACGCAATATTGAGCGCTAAAACACTCTTTCCACGCCCTTTATCACCAGTAACTCCGAGCAGTAAAAATCCATCGCTTTCAATCGCTTCTTCGATTCTGTCAAATATACTGTTTCTATTCTTCCCAATCATCCTCCTCCACCTCCAAAACTCTTTTTACTCTTTTTTCCTTCTTAGTTTCTTCACAATCAACCCCATCAGGCGTTAACAAGTCGAGCTTTGTGTAAAGCCCTGCTTTCTTTAATTCCCGTAAGATTCTAACGTTTTGAGCGGGATAGAGGATACTTTCGAGCTTTTTGCGTGCTTCAATCCCAAAGCGTGCTTCTGCGGTGTGTAGCACTAAGTAAACGTGCTCTCCAAGCGGATCAAGAAAATGAGGGGAAAGCTGTCTCTGTTTAATGAATCGCTGCGTTTTAAGGCGTTGTAGCTTTTTCAGAGGTTCCTCAGCTTCTATCTCGACGCCGCCCTTGCTCAGACGCTTTCTACTCATCGTCGCCCACCTCGTCGAAGTCTTCGTCGTACGCTCTCGACGAGCTCGTCGGAGTCTGTGGTTCGAGCAACTCTGCAAGGTTCAGTAATCTCTTCGTGACCTCTGCAACAGATTCTGTCTGTACCTTAACGAGCTCGTCGATTAGCTGGTTGTACTTCTTAGCAATGAGCTTCAGTTTCCTGTCAGCTCTTGCAACGAGCTCCTGTGCATACGTCTGATTGTCGAGCATCTCCGTCGAGATAACCTTAATCACTTTCTTGGGCTGTTTCAGCGTGAATAACACTGATATATTGTACAGGAAAGCTGCAGCAGCTGCTAAAGTCAATGTACTCACTAAATCAATCTTGAATACGTCTATATAGTTAGCAACAACGCAAATAGCCGCAACAGCAAGCGCCATTGCTGCGGTGAAGCGTTTGTCGGCTTTGTAGATTGTTTTTTCGAGCTCGTACTCATTCCTGTCTATTTCAATCAAAGCGCTGTCTTCAAGCCCATCGACAGCGATATCGAGATATCCCGCGTGATCAAACTCCAACACGGCTAAATCTCCTGATTCGTCTCTCACGATGCCTTTACGGTTAATCGGCAGTCTCACGACTTCTATACGGGATAAGAGTGGGCGTATCAGTGTAAAGTACGAAGGCTCTGTTACCTTCAACCCGGCAAAGTACCCGGCGACGAAAAAGCACGCGAAAGCCCAGTTCCACATATCTTTGATATTATAGCGATCCCACTCCAGGGCGGGCACTGTTTTTGTTATCGTGGTGTTTCCCTGCACGACCTCATGTACGGTAGTGGTGTGATAGCTGAATCCCAAGACGAATAATATGAGCATTACCGGGAACAGCGCATACAGGATTTCACGCCTTCTACCTCTTATGAGCAGTTCTGTTCGCAAAAATGCGGCGTATGCTGCTCCCGCGGCGGCAATTGCAGCTGCAGCGGCAGCTCTTTGCCATCCCCATTTAGCCATCTCGCTCTTCAGGATTGCTACGGGATAATCTTCAAAGCTCAGAGGTTCTCTCTTCGCTTTGAGCAGCCCGAAGCCCGCGACAGTACTGATACTTATAATTCTAAGCCCCGCATATTCTCCAACATCCGAAAGGTTTAATCTTGTGTCTCCTCTGTGGATTACTGTTCGTTTCCACTGCCCTGAAAAGACGTCGACGACGCAGATAAGCTGTGTTCTGTCGCTGTGGATGATTACCCATGCTGGATCTGCAAACAAATCGTAATCCTTGACGTACGTGAAATTGTCGATCTGCACCTTTGAGTTGAGATTTACGAAGTATTGCTGCGTTTCTTTGCTCCAGTAGTGAATATTCTGCTGCTTAGCGCCAAACGTGCCGAGGTCGACCGTGTTTTCGTTCTTTGGCGCCGGCGTAGGCGATGGTGTAGGAGTAGGTGAAGGCGTAGGAGTCGGCGTAAGTGTTGGTGTGGCAATTGGTGTGATCGCCGGGATCGGTGTTTTTTTCAACACTACGGTGTTAGCACTGTTGTTTACGTCTGCAGCGCTTACATTTTCAACTATACAGCTAAATGCGACGAGAGTGATAACTGCTAAAGCTGTAAACCACCTCAATTTGCTAAAGACCTTTTCAACATTTTTATTCAATTCGCTTATAGCCTTCCCGATACGTGCCACCTCCTGATTTTTTAAACACAGGAATTATAAAAAAATGAAAACTAACTTTTACTCTTTTTGTTCTTTTCAACAAATCTTCTGTAGATACTATGAACCTCTTTCAGCTCTTTTCGCTCTTTTCTCGACAGGTTCTTGCGTTTTAGCATCGCTTTAGCCCTGTTCGCGGCGCAGTTTGCGTACTGCACGGCTTTGGTAATGCTCAGACGGTGGTTCCTGATCTGTTTTCTTAACCATGCCACGCTCTTTCTCGCTTTTGAAGGAGATTCTATGCTGATATTCTTTGACGCAGTCTTGTTTTTCGCTGGAGCGAACAATCCTCTCTTTTTCTGCTGCTTGTTCTTCCCATGCGGCTGTTTGTTCTTTTTCTGTCGATTTCTTACAACATTTTTTGCAGATCTCTTAGCAGACTTCCCCTTTGCCACGACTAAACCACCACCTCTTTGCTAAGAAAAATAAAAGCAATCATTTTCTCGACGACAGTACTGCAAGCGCTAGCACGAATATTGCAATTCCAGCTACCCAAAGCTGCCAATTTGCACCAAAGAGCTTGTACAACCACGCAACGATAGTTCCCTGAGTAGCTCCCGCGCCGATTGCGGGCACCTGGATCTCTTCCCACTGCTTCTGCAGCGTTCTGATTTCTTCGAGCTGCTGGGCGACCTCGTCGACGTTTACCTGTCTCACGTACTTGTTCACGGTTGTACTCTGCAGTTCGTTACCTCTGAAATCTTTGATCTTTGTGATCGTGAACGTACTGCCTGGATCGAGCTTGTAAAGCAACCCACTTTCGTCTAAGAAGTAAACGAGCTCTCCTGAAGGCACCGTGTACGTCTCGCCGACTTCGTACGTGATATCCCACGTCGTAAAGAGCATTCCTGCCATCTGTGTGCCGTCGTCGAGCTGAATCTCCATCGTTGTGTTGATTCCGCCTGCCAAAGGCAGCCCAAGCGATACAAGGGCTGCGGCGGCATATGCATAGTACCCTGTGCTCTGTGCATCGGTTGCAGCGGTGCTAGCGAGCGTCAGCGGCGTAATCAGATCTTCAACGTCAAGGGTTCCTGCCTGTGCGGCGATCTGCTGCATCACTGTCTCGAAGTTGTCAAAGATGCGATGGTATTGGAAGTCGAGCGCGTTGAGCGTCTCAATCAGCAGTGATTCGTTAATACTCACATCTA
Protein-coding regions in this window:
- a CDS encoding type IV toxin-antitoxin system AbiEi family antitoxin domain-containing protein, with translation MKITTMKKLTTYILSEYGRKVVKREELENVFKRFRKDASSTINYMTTYGYFIRILRGLYYVKSIEEFKKGKRIDTLKIISLGMEKLGVGWYFGLHTALRLNGLTHEYSAVIHVLSDSIYRPKDVSVNEDRVKFVKLKKDLFGFGVVERNGLKYSDLEKTLLDTVYLYRYRSVPEKRIISILREYRGKVSKDKLEEYLDHYPKSVESVVKNAGFF